From the Plectropomus leopardus isolate mb chromosome 20, YSFRI_Pleo_2.0, whole genome shotgun sequence genome, the window GTGATATACCATTGCATTATATGTGGAATTTGAACGCTGACACACGCATGCCTGTATCCAAATGTCTGGATCTGAGGGATGACtggactgacagacagagactaCATTTCACCTGTATTGTCCTGTGAACTACAAAAGTATGCCTTTAAGTACTTTAATAGATAATACAATCActtcaaacaataacacaactgCAGCTAAGTTAAGACAGTTAAGTTACTCaatcaattttcttgtgattACCTCCTTTACTTCCAAAGCCATGTGCGTCATGGTTGAATCTTGTGTGATGAACCAGATAAATCCAAATTACTTTTGAATTTTAGTGCTCCAGGTATCCAACTCAGACAGACACAGCCTGTGATGGCTGTTTCAGCAGCTGTGTTCTCCCATAGAGGAGTCTCTTAAAGTCAGCACAGATATTTCACCAAGAACCTactgtctcctctgctgcttAGGTTTGCATCGGCCCCTGATTCAAAAACTGGCTTGGAACAGGCCCGGTACCACGGCCcgggacgaggaggaggaggagtgtggCACTGCTGCTTCCTGCTGGGCTGGTGTCCCTGCATTGTAGGTAATGAGGCAGTAATGAGCTACCTGGCTCTGGAAGCACCGGGCTGCTTAAACATTCATGGAGCCCAGGCAGCAAACATTCATTCAGCGCTTCACATGAGTGTTGAACGGGTACACTATGTGTTTAAGGAAGAGTGTGCGtctatgtgtgcgtgtgtgtgtgtgagtgtgggtgtgcatgtgcgtgtgcatgtgcaggcATGTAATACAAGGATGTAGTAACTGTATCCTACCAAAGTGCCGTCCTCGCCCTCCTCCCCACAAAATTACAGCACAGGTATTCGATTACTGATCTTTGATTAGGCTGATGCATTTCAAACTAATTACTAACTGCTCATCAGAGCCGTATCGATCAGATCAGTTTGGGATTAAACTACTGCAGACTCTGTGACGCCAGGTGTCAAAATCGCATGTTAATGCAGACCTACACTAAGTGCTACTATAATTACTATAACTGTTATGCATGCTGCTGGTGCCCTcttcaacttaaaaaaagcttttaaagaaaatttaaaataaaagaaaattgtatATATAAAACTGCTACACAATgaggaagttttttttgttttttctatctttaaaaagtgtaatgGAGCACCAACGGCAAATGTGGGGACATAACAAGTGCAGATGGACATAGCTCCCTAAATTTCAATACattatgctatttttaaaaataacgtCATCATAAGACACATTTCCAcccttgtgtttttcttctcattttttttttcttggttcaGCCGGTTCAGTTGTGACAGGCCTGCGGGCAGCGTAACGTTGCCCTCTCATTCCGTCtctttaaaatttaacattgtGCTTCCTGTAAGCATCAACAAAGGCATCTTACGTTACTGCCGAAGATCggccaaaacaaacagtgacatAAGAGAGCACGCTGGAAAAATCATCATTAACATAATGTAATCCATTATGGAAATACTGAGGGCTTTCAAGAGGATCTACTCAATCTTTAAAGAACACCACTGTCCTCCAAATAAGTGcccattaaaacacacacacacacacacacacacacacatcatgctCACCAAAGACGAGCTGTAGTGGCCACATCTTATTGATTGACAGAACACGCTTTGAAAACCAAGTTTGTCCTTTATCAATTGATGAAAACACCACATATACATGTTGATTTAATCCAGTGCTTCTCAAACTTTTTCTGTCATGCCCCCCTTTAGAAGCTGAAAAAAGTTCATACCCCCaccccacatttttttaaacaatcattAACAGTAGGCTAAATAAAAGCGACTAAATGAAGGGATCCATGTGGAATCCTTCTGAAATAAAGGCCAGCATGAATGCATCAGCAGactcatgtttgtttgtattcCCAGCATAAATCACTCTCATTCAACTTTGTTTCACTCTCCGTTTTCCCCTAGTCACCCACCACCCCTGCTGTGGCTTCATGCCCCTCCAGGGGGCTCTGCCCCTTAGTTTGAGAAACACTGGTTTTATCCAACATATAATTCCAACATAAATGCAGTGGCAACATGTGCTTGAAAAAATATCCAtatcttgtgtttttccttcatCAATGAAGaactgaaattattaaaaccaaaagttttgctttaaattaaatacCTAGTATTTGGAAGTTATATGTTTTACAGGATGCCAAGTATACTAAGTGTAATAAGCCTTTTTAAATacctttttatgattttattttttcattgcatGAATTTGCTAGTTCTGAAAGTTCTGAAATGCACTTGTGTTCAGTGTTGCAATAAAATGACCGTGCCCAGATAATATGCATTATAATGCAATACTATACagaacacacaaaataataagataagacagtattttaaagtttatattttaGAAGAAAGAGTATAGGAAGTTGGAAAAACTAAGAATCtgaccattttttgacaatttgcaatattttcattattgcgCACTGTGGACATTTGGTTAATCCTCAAAAACTGCCCTAATGATAATACCAAAAAAACAGGTTCCCTTAGTATCTCCTTCACTTTTGCATTAATTTCATGCATAGCCTCATTCCTGCACTGAGGGTTCAAAGCGATAGTGCGTCTTACTAATGACAAAAACCCTGATTTTTTAGTCTTCAAACCACACACTATACAGTATTAAATGTGCAAGAACACACCTTAAAAATCTTAACATCTGAGAGGtaataagaggaaaatattttgtgttattgcaGGTTTGTTTCAAGAGAGCGGAGGACAAGTTGGATGGCATTGTATCCTCGATCCAACACTTGTTCAGATAAATATTCACAGGCCCAATTAGTCCCAAACAACTAAACTTTCAACTTATCCTTTATTCATGTGAGCAAACAGATTGCTGTCGACAGGGCAAAACCAGCTGTGAGGCTATTAGTTTCAGAAGTGAAGCAATAACACAGCATCACTAAACCTGCAGTTTTAGTGGCTTGTGCatgcaaattacattttaacagacAGAATATCTATAAGCAGCATccacatgttcaaaaaatagGACTacaatattttggctttaagcatgtacagtaaatatcacgTCTTACCTTTTGGTCCATGTCttagttctgtgtgtgtgtgagagctcaGGTGAGgttctgttttgttctgtgtgtcCAGCTGATGTGACCAGAGGATgtgaggacagagagatgtATATTCTACCTGTATTTATGACCGTCCCATAATGCAGCAGCCTCAGCATGTCCTCACAGTGTCCTACTTTTctccagcttttattttgaggttGGCCTTGTTCACTTGCAGGGTTGCAGACGACTGAAAGCTCAAACAGTGGCTGTAAATAGTCAGTATCACTTAGGAAATCTCAGTGATCCAACATTAATTTTTGAGaattatagtttttattattttttcatataatgACTTACAGTAGATACAGTGTAGGCAGGGAACATAACAAAAGGACATTGCCTGACAGTGCTAAGGAACAACCCCTTTAAAGAATAAAGCTTTGAATTATACATAATAATCACAAAGCCAATAACATAAACGACATAAATTAGAAAGCTAACAACGTAAATTCTGTCAagtaacaaagaaaacacatgtaaacaaaaaaacaacaacaaagaaacaaagtttaCGGGCAAATCAGGCTTCCATCAGAACCCTTAATGTGGGTGTCCCAATTACTCCATTTACGCACAGACTTCAATTCTAAAAAAGGTAAATGCTTAACAACACATGACACTGCTGGTAATGAGTTTCAGGTCCATGCAACATGCTGTATTGGCATGTACATTTGCTCAAGTGCTGTAACAATATTTGCGTTTTTTACGGAAAATATGTGATAAGTATAAAATTAAGGTATAATAACTAGAAAGGCAGTGAGACAATGTCTACCTGGAGCTCCTTCTCATGTTTTAGTGCTAgaaatttcacacagatgtcaaataagataaaattatGAAGTGATGGCATTAAATATCCAAAACGTCAAAGGTCGACTgtcacatcataatgttctgacATGCTACTTTTCTggctattttattgttttgctcttctgtgctgccagggtgacgttgtgtgtgaagcattcgtGTCTTGCCAAAAAATATACCTAGTGGCTTTTTTATTAAACTCCTTCAAAGTCTTCTGATATGTATATCAGTCTGGACTAACATTGGTGTAATATAAATTGAAACTTGACTCAGAAGTATGCAACCTCCAGGCCATCATTTTACTTAAGCATATTTTCTATGTTCTATGTAGCTACAGGTTTcagtatattttaatttgttgtaattttaactTGTTTGAGATACTGCAGATAACGCAGGGGAGCAGCAGGCCTGCAAAGCCTGGTGTTCTCAGAGTACCGCATCTTAAATGACCCCTTTCCTCTACTGAGGCTTCTGGGAAGAGATCAAATACGCTTTGGAAAGTAATTACAACTAcaattgttgtttgtgtgagctGAACCAACATAGACACACATATGCACTCGGGAAACCTCAGCTGCCTCTACAGTTAGAGCCCTGTGGCTATTTTACCAACAGCAGAAAGGTGTGAGCACAGCCTGCTGTTGGCTGCAGGTTATAACAGTTAATCAGCCAGTGAGCCGCAGTGCTGTAGATGTCAGCTGTACATCATCCCACCTTCCCCTCTTTGAATCGTATCACATACTTGTTAATGTCTATCAGCACTTTTAGCTCTCATCCTTTACTCGTATATAATCCTCCTGTAGTCACAAAAATAGTGTTAgggctcagacacacacactttgcttttgctttaattttggGGATCCATTAATTAAGATTAAGCTTAGTTTGCTGTTGTACTTATTGTAAGTCCTACTGGATAAGAACATAAGCCAAGAGCCTTTATTAAGGGGATGAAGAGAGATTAATACAGTTTCATTTATCTCTGCTGCCTAGATATAggtttgtaatttaattactttaaaaactgGCTTCATagtttgttgtttcttgttcttggatttttatttgtgataaaagtgataaaaatgaaatatgcaaAGTTTTCATCATTTATGATACTAATATCCCCACTAATTAATCTAACCCTCTAGATGTTTCTTAAGTGGGGGAGCGGATACCCCGAGGGGTTCTGGAgtactgtgatatttttaaaacattttagtttaaaaatatcAGTCATGTCAAGTTCttttaacaattaaaattgTATGAGTTCAGTAGAAAAAGTACATGTAAgaaaaattaatgttaaaaagattatttcaaaaatgatattcaatattttttatgtcataatgCAATCACATTCATTCGttcatgtttatatttgttcaCTGTGTGCAGTAGTGaagaaagtattcagatcctttactaaAGTAGAAGTACTGATTTCTTCATGTatagtttgtttaaatgtgactGTAATGGCATTTATAGCTGCAGCCATAAATGTCCAAGAGTGCAAGTTAAAATTCCCTACGGAGACGGAGAGATAAAGTGTATCGTGTCGTTTGATACCATAACGGAGTTTAATAcatcactgtaaataaaaaaatactttgttacatgTGAAactcctgcattgaaaatggtacttaaCTATGTAAGCTTAATCAGGaacatgtacttaaagtattaagtaaaagtaccccatccagaaaaatcttttaaaaaaaaaagacaagaaaaaaacaccccagaactgaaaattaaaacaacttaaatgtttatcaaaaacagtTGCAAATTACTTTTCTGTCAATTGGCTAATTGATTATTCGACAAATTACAAACTGAGCAGTACTTGTATTAGCTGTTGGGTATTTTATAacttttcttatgctttttATACAAAAAGACCCAAACTTGATTTGTAAAGTAATTAGTACTGAAGccttcagataaatgtagtaaagtaaaaagcattttttcccctctgaaaTGAAGTGGTGTAGAAATACAAAGTGGCATGATAGACTCAAGTAAAGTAGCTCACCACATTAGTACAGTATTTCAGTAATGAACTTAGTTACCTTCCACATTCACAGTTTGAGAAACAATGTGTGTTtcttccaaaaaatattttgtgctgGATGACACAATATTTCAAAGGAGttacactgttgaaaaaaagttagtttttgAATAGCCTAGTTTCCTGGTGTAACCCCTCCCATTTGTTCTCCGGAGGTATTGTCCTCTGATTGGGTGTCTCGCTGAAACCTGAAGTGACTGCACGAGCCGGTTTGACCACACACCCGCTGTGTTTTGTGCCAGAAGGTACAACTCTCAAACTGTAACACTAAAATGAACAAGTGGAGCGGAGTAGCCAGTGTTGCTTACAAGCGGTGGAGAAATCCTGAATTGAGGTAAAACAGAGTTATTTCATTGGTGTATTTCCTCATAGGTTTATATTACTTACGGTGAGAAAGTCTGAGACCAAACGTGATCAGCTGTGTTTACATACCTCAGTGttactgcagagctgtgtattCAAGCCCTaggaaaattacttttaagaGGTGATATATTGTACTTGaaacttaatttaattaattgtgCCTGAAATTCTCCTTTCGGTGTGTTGACATGTAGGAGTGATGCAAATTTTGTGGGTCAATTCGATGAGGTCCAGGGCACAGACAATGAGATCTGCACTGTTACAGCAGGAGTGGTCTCAGGAGACAGAGCGTCTGCATCTGGGTCTGATCAACCTGAAGGTTTGTAGaatactttttgttttagtttgcacacattttcatttcatctgtCTGCCATGTTTGGAAGGAATACACATCATTGGAGTGCCCTAACAATATAAATGTGTCCAATTTTTGCAAGCCGAAAATCAGCATACCCTATGCATACCCTATGCTTGTTTTTGTGGGGAAATTTGGAAATTTGGAACATAATTTGCACATAAAGAGGAAAAGATGTTCATTGTAATATATAGATCTCCTGATCTCCTGACTTCtcatcagtggtggaagaagtatttaaaTTTAGATAATTTACTTAAGCAAAAGTAGCTGTACCATTATGTAAAAGTCGTGTTAAGTTTTAATTTGACTTCAAAAGTATCGTTAGGAAGAATATTTGACAAAACTTCAAGACAGTTTTCCTTAAAGAGTTcaagggaggtcacactaaatactgttTTGGTGTGTTATACAGGGGTTTTCAAAGTGTGGATGACTGAGTTTCCCTTTAGAGAATTTAACTCTTTTGAACcagaacaaattggcttgatttcctgcTAAAACACGTTACGTTACGTAAGTGCGAGAGTTACAAGACaattacatgaaataaatttttaaaaaagccctaCAAAAATAGATTAGAATAATTACAATAGTGATAATTGTCAATAAcaatttcaagacatttcccctatttttttaacttcagataatttctccctctttcttttttaaaaagtaattttcaggtcattttcttgttatcttttcctaatttcttgaaatataTGGGACAATCTTCTCTGCAATAAGCTGATTCATATTTCGCCTCCTTATTTGCTCAATCACTTACGCTAGTTGGAAAAATGAGTGTGCGTCTTGGATACAGACTCATCGTCCTCGACCCGCAGCCTTGTCCggcatttgttgtttttgtttgtttttttgggagaaGTGGAGTAACTCGGTCTTCACAGACGGTCAAAAGTGCACAAATGTCACTCATCTTATGCACCGCACACAGCAGTGTGCAGTTAGcagccaaactttttttttcttgtgatcCCCAAATGGTTGATTTAATGCATTGTATCtgttctctgtatttttttgtttgtattgtagtgcttgttgtgttttcttgaaCGACTCTGCATACATTTCTTTACGGAGGATGATGAACTTGCAGTGAATTGTCTTGTCGTTTTTACAGAAATCTTAACAGTAGATGATGCACTGGAGGCCATCGGCTTTGGAAAGTTTCAGTGGAAAATGTCTGCCCTCACTGGACTATCATGGGTAAGAATCCTAAAACCTGCAGGAAAGTCTTCATTCGGACTTTCAGAAGTCAGAATgagcctctgtctctctgtgagtAGGTGGGAGACGCCATGGAGATGATGATCCTCAGTATTTTGGGCCCCCAGCTGCACTGTGAGTGGAGGCTGCCCGGCTACCAGGTGGCTCTCATAACATCGGTAGGCAAAGGTTTTAGGAttcttgattttgaaaagtttgaaaaatatttacttttaagatttttatttatttagttttgtttttcctcaggtgGTGTTTATAGGAATGGTATTCGGTTCACCTTCTTGGGGGAATGTGTGCGACACGTACGGCAGAAAAGTGGTAAGTCTCACATACGGGTTTTTTATAAATTGAGCATCGCGTTCGTTCAGATGGGCCACAGAGTGAAGCTCAGCACACATCCCAGCTTCATTAGCTGATCTCAAGGAGTTTCAATCAGCTGATGGATCAGCTGATTCCCAGCTAAGCATCCAAATGGCGAATAGTGCGCCCCATTTAAGCTGCTTTAGCCCGCCTACCATTGCTGCCCCCTCTGGAAGCCACTCTGCAACCAAGCAGCAATCtccagtgctgaaaaaatgaagccagcGCAAAGTGCTGTTAACAGCCCAGTACAAACAAACTGTTAttgtatctatttttaaaagccacctgttaacattttattaaagctttTAGTTATTCATAATTAAGGGTGTGGCTGCTTTGAcggacaggctgtctgtgaggcatcGCTACAGTCGTTGAGTCAGATCCAAAACTCGCTCCTCAGCTCCTACTTCTCAtccaaatttggtcacttctggttccaaaaatccaagatggcgacTGCTGAAATGACagactcaaggcttcaaaacaggagtccacaatcCAGCTGGTGACGTCAGAGgcttcatccattttttttacacagcctGTGTTTGTTGCAACCTCAGCTAATTCTTTTCAAGATGTGTCTGATGACTTAATGTCAGGGGTTCCCCCACATTCATTTAATCACTTCATCTTACTCTTTCTTACCCTTAGATGTGTATAAACTACAGgttatacacattttttaatatacaaaaatgtgcaattatcGGTTATCAGCCTGAAGAGCAGGCAATTATTGGTTGTTCgtactgattaaaaaaaaacatgtcatgcaTTTCTAGCAGTAACTTAcatttgcatgtctttgtgatGAACAGGGTCTGACCATGTGTATGTGCTGGTCGTTGTTTTACGGCCTGTTGAGCGCCTTCGCTCCAGTGTATGGCTGGCTCTTGTTCCTGCGGAGCCTCGTAGGCTTTGGCGTCGCTGGAGCTCCGCAGTCGTAAGTTGTACTGCTTCCTCTGCTCATGATTAGATGAATTCTGCACTGAGCACACcagaacattatttttattcaaattatttGCAATAAACATTCAGTCTCTTTTTAGGGTGACACTTTACTCAGAATTCCTCCCTGTGAAGGCGAGAGGCATGTGCATCATGATGATTGCGGTAATGTGGTGATGTTATTATCAAAGCATGACTTTTACGTCTTTAGTGTTTTATTAAGTACACTGCTCATTGATTCCCTCCTGACTGATGTGTCTCTGTGCATCAGACATTCTGGGCACTTGGTTCTGTGTTTGAGGTCCTCCTGGCATTGTTTGTAATGCCCACTCTTGGCTGGAGGTGGCTGCTCGGCTTGTCCACTATACCAATGGCAATCTTCGTTTGCTTCTGCTTTGTAAGTATGTTGGggatttgtaaaataaaaccagCTGGAGTCAAGCTCGAAGTCAAACTTTCTGTCTTACACAGTGGCTACCTGAAAGTGCTCGTTTCCATGTGCTGACGGGAAAAGCAGAGAAGGCCATGGCAACTTTAACACGCATTGCTAACGACAATGGCAAGGCCATGCCGCGAGGGAAGATTGTTGCGTGCCAACAGGTGAGGTTAAAGACATCGAGGTTCTCACATTTGCTCAGATGAAGGGAATGAGAGTCCAATCTGATGTTTAATTCTTGATATTAATGAATATACcttctgtatttgtcatttctaTTTCACAGAATAATCGTCGACGGATCAAAGATCTCTTCACCCCTCAGTTTCGGAGGACTACTCTTCTTTTGTGGTTTTCCTGGTTAGCTTGAgtaacttttttcttctctctatAACTAGtgatttcagtttaatttaatattgCCTTCAGTAGCCCAACATCCATTAATCTAGCCATGCTTTATTTTTAACTACTTGTACACAACATAAAAACTGTACTGTTATTTTATCCAAAGGTTTGCAAATTCCTTCTCATATTACGGAATAGTCCTGTTGACAACTGAGCTTTTCCAAGCTGGACATACATGTGCGGGTAAGTTTGAGGTCCATGTGGATCAGCTTTTAACATCTGCCAAATCGCACCTTGTATTGGAACTAACACCAAATTAAAATGTCCCTCTTCTGTATAGCGGCACACGGGGCCAAGATTGAACCAAACTGTAGTCTGGAATGCAAATATTTGACATCAGCTGACTACAAAGACCTTTTATGGACAACCTTGGCTGAATTTCCAGGTAAAATGCCCccaatttgcattttctcacaGCTGCAATATGTAATTTAAACTGTAAGGTGTAGACCATCTTATCGCCAGGAACATTGTCTCTATATAATTCTTTCGTCTATAGCGGAAATGTGAGACAACATGGATAGTGTTTGTTAAAATTGAAGAGCTGGTGGATTTTGTAAATGCATTTCTATACAGAATTTATATAAATTCCTCACTGGGGAACCATAAATTTAgctcaaacataaaaatgttttaacaaataaatcagtGCCATGAAATTTGATGcacatataaaaataactttatattacatttatattaacATACTTTAGTActgcaactttctttaaaaaacaactttaaaggaatactcaTTCCCCCAAataaccatttgtatatcaat encodes:
- the LOC121959913 gene encoding synaptic vesicle 2-related protein-like, producing the protein MNKWSGVASVAYKRWRNPELRSDANFVGQFDEVQGTDNEICTVTAGVVSGDRASASGSDQPEEILTVDDALEAIGFGKFQWKMSALTGLSWVGDAMEMMILSILGPQLHCEWRLPGYQVALITSVVFIGMVFGSPSWGNVCDTYGRKVGLTMCMCWSLFYGLLSAFAPVYGWLLFLRSLVGFGVAGAPQSVTLYSEFLPVKARGMCIMMIATFWALGSVFEVLLALFVMPTLGWRWLLGLSTIPMAIFVCFCFWLPESARFHVLTGKAEKAMATLTRIANDNGKAMPRGKIVACQQNNRRRIKDLFTPQFRRTTLLLWFSWFANSFSYYGIVLLTTELFQAGHTCAAAHGAKIEPNCSLECKYLTSADYKDLLWTTLAEFPGLLVILLLIDRIGRKKSMALCFFMYSVFILPLFACLDRLSVTICIFIARAFISGGFQVAFVYTPEVFPTEIRAFAMGTCSAISRLGGLITPFVAQVLLRASLPVTLSLYCGLSLLGGIAALILPIETLGRSLRETISDQEA